A single genomic interval of Oryza sativa Japonica Group chromosome 7, ASM3414082v1 harbors:
- the LOC4342603 gene encoding protein argonaute 14: MASRGGDGLVGGGRGPLGGRDGRGRGPAGGRGGGRGGGHPQQQQQQQPGYGRGDGGGRGPAPAAGGVVGRGTGGGGGGGRGDGGRGRGRGGGGGDGVRPAMAAAPAASTPGPVAVAARSTPPPTPAVQIPAVASSSSAQPAAAAQPPPAAAAVSALARDVGRQLAVVAGGGRPAPPAAPPAPIPVSSKGVAPPSRPGFGTVGERIVVRANHFLVRVSDNDMIYLYDVSLSPPPKTRRINRVVMSELARLHRESHLGGISFAYDGSKALYTAGKLPFDSMDFKIKLGKELREIEYKVTIRRAGQADLHHLHEFIAGRQRDSQQQTIQALDVVLRESPSLNYVIVSRSFYSTMFGRQDIGDGLECWKGYYQSLRPTQMGLSLNIDISSTPFFKPISVVEYVKNCLGTPTNANGPDPRRPLSDIDRLKVKKALRGVRVETTHQGKSSKYKITTITSEPLSQLNFSMDGTTQTVIQYFSQRYKYRLQYTSWPCLQSGNPSNPIYLPMEVCTIVEGQRYSKKLNDKQVTGLLRATCQPPQKREQKIIEMVQHNNYPADKVVSDFRINISNQMATMPARVLPAPTLRYHDSGKEKTCNPRVGQWNMINKKMVGGAVVQKWTCVNFSRMHIDAVHRLCGELVYTCNAIGMVFNEMPEIEVGSAAPNNIEAALSNIHTRAPQLQLLIVILPDVNGYYGRIKRVCETELGIVSQCLKPGRKLLSLDRQFLENVSLKINVKAGGRNSVLQRPLVPGGLENTTIIFGADVTHPASGEDSSASIAAVVASMDWPEITKYKALVSAQPPRQEIIQDLFTMTEVAQNADAPAQKAEGSKKNFICGGMFRELLMSFYSKNAKRKPQRIIFYRDGVSDGQFLHVLLYEMDAIKKAIASLDPAYRPLVTFVVVQKRHHTRLFPEVHGRQDLTDRSGNVRPGTVVDTNICHPSEFDFYLCSHAGIQGTSRPTHYHVLHDENRFSADQLQMLTYNLCYTYARCTRSVSVVPPAYYAHLAAFRARYYDEPPAMDGASSVGSGGNQAAAGGQPPAVRRLPQIKENVKDVMFYC, from the exons ATGGCGtcacgcggcggcgacggcctcgtCGGAGGAGGGCGCGGGCCCCTCGGTGGGCGGGACGGTAGAGGGCGCGGCCCGGCCggtgggcgaggcggcggaaggggaggcggccacccgcagcagcagcagcagcagcagccgggctacggccgcggcgacgggggcggccGTGGTCCTGCccctgctgctggtggtgtcGTTGGTCGAGGaactggaggcggcggcggcggcgggcgcggggacggcggacgcggccgtggccgtggcggcggcggcggagatggcgttCGCCCTGCTATGGCCGCGGCTCCGGCGGCGTCGACTCCTGGTCCGGTTGCTGTTGCTGCTCGGAGTACTCCTCCTCCTACTCCCGCGGTCCAGATCCCCgcggtggcgtcgtcgtcgtcagcgcagccagcggcggcggcgcagcctcCTCCGGCAGCCGCGGCGGTTTCTGCCCTCGCGAGGGACGTTGGGAGGCAGCTGGCtgtcgtggcgggcggcggccgccccgctccccccgcggcgccgccggcgcccatCCCGGTGTCGAGCAAGGGCGTCGCGCCACCGTCGCGGCCGGGGTTCGGGACGGTGGGGGAGAGGATCGTGGTGCGCGCGAACCATTTCCTCGTCCGCGTCTCCGACAACGACATGATCTACCTCTACGAC gtgagTTTGAGTCCCCCACCAAAGACCAGGCGCATCAACAGGGTAGTGATGTCTGAGCTGGCCAGGTTGCACCGTGAGTCGCATCTCGGTGGCATAAGCTTCGCGTACGACGGAAGCAAGGCCCTGTACACTGCAGGAAAACTGCCGTTCGACTCCATGGACTTCAAGATCAAGCTGGGCAAAGAGCTCAGGGAAAT CGAGTACAAGGTGACAATTCGACGTGCTGGCCAAGCAGATCTGCACCACCTGCACGAGTTCATCGCCGGCCGGCAGAGGGACTCTCAGCAGCAAACGATCCAAGCACTGGACGTTGTACTGAGGGAGTCACCTTCTCTGAA CTATGTCATCGTTTCTCGGTCGTTCTACTCCACTATGTTCGGCCGACAAGACATTGGTGATGGGCTGGAATGCTGGAAAGGATACTATCAGAGCCTGCGCCCAACTCAGATGGGACTCTCATTGAACATAG ACATATCCTCTACCCCATTCTTCAAACCTATCAGCGTGGTAGAATATGTCAAGAATTGTCTGGGCACACCTACTAATGCTAATGGCCCTGACCCTAGGCGGCCTCTTTCTGACATTGATCGCCTGAAG GTTAAGAAAGCACTACGGGGAGTTCGTGTTGAAACAACACACCAGGGGAAGAGCAGCAAGTACAAGATCACTACGATTACATCTGAGCCACTGAGTCAGCTGAA CTTTTCTATGGATGGAACTACCCAGACTGTTATTCAGTACTTCTCGCAGCGGTACAAATACAGGCTGCAGTACACGTCTTGGCCCTGTCTGCAATCCGGCAACCCTTCTAACCCTATATATTTGCCAATGGAG GTATGCACCATTGTAGAAGGGCAAAGATACTCCAAGAAGCTCAATGACAAACAAGTGACTGGCCTCCTGAGAGCAACATGCCAGCCTCCCCAGAAAAGGGAGCAGAAAATCATTGAG aTGGTTCAACACAACAACTACCCGGCTGATAAGGTGGTGAGTGATTTTAGAATTAATATTTCCAATCAGATGGCCACTATGCCAGCTCGCGTGCTGCCTGCGCCCACG CTGAGATACCATGACTCTGGAAAGGAGAAAACTTGTAATCCCAGAGTTGGGCAATGGAATATGATCAATAAG AAAATGGTTGGTGGAGCTGTGGTTCAAAAGTGGACTTGCGTGAATTTTTCACGCATGCATATTGATGCCGTGCACAGACTATGCGGCGAACTAGTTTATACATGCAATGCTATTGGCATG GTTTTCAATGAAATGCCAGAGATAGAGGTGGGGTCAGCTGCTCCTAATAACATCGAAGCTGCCCTGAGCAACATTCACACAAGGGCTCCTCAACTCCAGCTGCTCATTGTGATTCTCCCAGATGTTAATGGGTATTATG GAAGAATTAAGAGGGTGTGTGAGACTGAACTTGGGATAGTATCCCAGTGCCTCAAGCCAGGCCGCAAGCTCTTGAGCTTAGACAGGCAGTTCCTGGAAAATGTCTCACTCAAAATCAATGTCAAG GCTGGAGGACGCAACTCAGTTCTTCAGAGACCTCTTGTACCCGGTGGGCTTGAAAACACAACAATAATTTTTGGTGCCGATGTCACCCATCCTGCTTCTGGAGAGGACTCATCGGCGTCGATCGCAGCT GTGGTGGCCTCCATGGACTGGCCTGAGATCACCAAGTACAAAGCCCTCGTCTCTGCCCAGCCACCTCGGCAGGAGATTATACAAGATCTCTTCACCATGACTGAAGTTGCGCAGAATGCTGATGCTCCAGCACAGAAGGCTGAAGGTTCGAAGAAGAATTTCATATGCGGCGGAATGTTCag ggagtTGCTTATGTCATTCTACAGTAAGAATGCTAAACGTAAGCCTCAAAGGATAATATTTTACAG GGATGGTGTAAGTGATGGACAATTCCTTCATGTTCTGCTCTATGAGATGGACGCAATCAAGAAG GCTATTGCATCTTTGGACCCAGCATACAGGCCCCTGGTGACATTTGTGGTTGTCCAGAAGAGGCACCACACAAGGCTCTTCCCTGAGGTGCATGGAAGGCAAGATCTGACGGACAGAAGTGGAAATGTTCGTCCAG GAACCGTGGTTGACACTAACATTTGCCACCCTAGTGAGTTCGACTTCTACCTGTGCAGCCATGCCGGAATCCAG GGAACAAGCAGACCAACCCACTACCACGTTCTCCATGACGAGAACCGTTTTAGTGCCGATCAGCTGCAGATGCTCACTTACAATTTGTGTTACAC CTACGCTCGATGCACCCGGTCTGTCTCTGTTG TCCCTCCAGCCTACTACGCTCACCTGGCAGCATTCCGGGCGAGGTACTACGATGAGCCCCCCGCCATGGACGGAGCTTCGTcggtcggcagcggcggcaaccaggcggcggccggcggccagccaccggcggtgcgccgcctcccgcagaTCAAGGAGAACGTCAAGGACGTGATGTTCTACTGCTGA
- the LOC9267938 gene encoding peptidyl-prolyl cis-trans isomerase FKBP16-4, chloroplastic has translation MELSLSARLALPLSPAAGTARPRRPAAFACRCCSGGASHDGTTRRRWLASLLAATAAAVGIGVAGGDADAVSTSRRALRSAKIPESEFTTLPNGLKYYDITVGSGLKAVKGSRVAVHYVAKWKGITFMTSRQGLGVGGGTPYGFDIGNSERGNVLKGLDLGVEGMKVGGQRLIIVPPELAYGKKGVQEIPPNATIELDVELLSVKQNSYGTPVKIIEG, from the exons aTGGAGCTCTCCCTCTCCGCGCGCCTCGCCCTCCcgctctcgccggcggcggggacggcgcggccgcggcggccggccgccttcgcctgccgctgctgctccggcggcgCCTCCCACGACGGGACCACCCGGCGGCGATggctcgcctccctcctcgccgccaccgctgcag CTGTGGGGATTGGCGTGGCTGGGGGAGACGCCGATGCGGTGTCTACCAGCCGGAGAGCG CTCAGGAGCGCCAAGATTCCGGAGAGCGAGTTCACCACCCTGCCCAATGGCCTTAA GTATTACGACATCACGGTGGGATCTGGGCTCAAGGCTGTTAAGGGATCCCGTGTCGCA GTACATTATGTGGCCAAGTGGAAGGGCATAACATTCATGACAAGCAGGCAGGGTCTCGGTGTTGGTGGCGGAACG CCATATGGGTTTGATATTGGCAATTCTGAAAGAGGCAATGTTCTAAAGGGATTGGATCTTGGGGTTGAGGGAATGAAGGTTGGAGGCCAG AGGTTGATCATAGTTCCTCCTGAGCTGGCTTATGGGAAGAAGGGCGTTCAGGAAATTCCTCCAAATGCAACTATTGAG CTGGACGTTGAACTACTATCAGTTAAACAGAATTCATATGG GACTCCTGTGAAGATCATTGAAGGATAG
- the LOC9270490 gene encoding protein CHUP1, chloroplastic, giving the protein MESKRAEGIKNLLLKILFPLTFPLAGSFIFDLITDRANRDSDIDLSDSPTELDPSYGSSSIREEEEEEMDSIHRAPRKLVQTENPCSTGRIVSSEFSHTEEIMVAQASDSSSEVSVNRVQDDQRMMMEDVNSLKRMVSALEEQAASIESQFHDYCDMKEQESTYQKMQIMCLGMKLEQLESQNQRLEAAAAEIRASAEEFATMRARFDAMQSKSKKIWKKNKQDLDAIDERVLALDAREAEMATRCQGFEQFMEEMKQLTLQLQKEKGTNNENVEVIVERSMRKLGSSGRDVLDGLEALRDRWAADMEEMIYLGWITAWLQHDLLVLDGGEVGTPAAIIGDETPAQPRHKGEKVVVAVAPSNEVELCKAASASSSSSSEMRGAAEPSCMMGFVAGGCTSIGRPRLLRRLRGWAGGKGGSSRRQCKIEFPTSPM; this is encoded by the exons ATGGAAAGTAAGAGAGCAGAGGGCATCAAGAATCTCCTTCTGAAAATATTATTTCCTTTAACCTTTCCCCTTGCTGGTTCTTTTATCTTTGACCTCATAACAGATAGGGCAAACAGAGACAGTGATATAGACCTGTCTGATAGCCCAACCGAATTGGATCCATCATACGGATCAAGTTCAATtcgcgaggaagaggaagaagaaatggATTCAATTCATCGTGCGCCGCGAAAACTAGTGCAAACAGAGAATCCCTGCAGCACAGGTAGGATTGTGAGCAGTGAATTTTCACATACCGAAGAAATCATGGTGGCGCAGGCCTCCGATAGTTCATCAGAAGTTTCAGTCAATAGAGTTCAAGATGATCAGAGAATGATGATGGAAGACGTCAACAGCTTGAAGCGCATGGTGTCCGCCCTCGAAGAGCAGGCTGCGAGCATCGAATCGCAGTTCCATGACTACTGCGACATGAAGGAGCAGGAATCAACATACCAGAAGATGCAGATCATGTGCCTGGGGATGAAGCTGGAGCAGCTGGAGTCTCAGAACCAGAGGCTGGAAGCAGCTGCTGCGGAGATCCGCGCATCTGCTGAAGAGTTCGCGACGATGCGAGCTAGGTTCGATGCGATGCAGAGCAAGTCCAAGAAGATCTGgaagaagaacaagcaagaCCTGGACGCCATTGATGAAAGAGTCCTGGCTCTTGATGCCAGGGAGGCAGAAATGGCAACAAGGTGCCAGGGCTTTGAGCAGTTCATGGAGGAGATGAAGCAGCTCACTTTGCAGCTGCAGAAGGAGAAAGGAACAAACAATGAG AATGTGGAGGTGATTGTGGAGAGAAGCATGAGAAAGCTGGGGTCGAGCGGCAGGGACGTTCTTGACGGGCTGGAGGCGCTCCGGGACCGGTGGGCGGCCGACATGGAGGAGATGATCTACCTCGGCTGGATCACGGCGTGGCTGCAGCACGACCTCCTcgtcctcgacggcggcgaggtcggcacgccggcggcgatcaTCGGCGACGAGACACCGGCGCAGCCGCGGCACAAGGGGGAGAAGGTGGTGGTCGCGGTGGCGCCGAGCAACGAGGTGGAGCTCTgcaaggcggcgtcggcgtcatcgagctcgtcgtcggagatgcgcggcgcggcggagccgTCGTGCATGATGGGGTTCGTCGCCGGCGGGTGCACGAGCATCGGACGGCCCAGATTGCTCCGCAGGCTGAGGGGGTGGGCCGGTGGGAAGGGCGGGAGCAGCAGGAGGCAGTGCAAGATCGAATTCCCAACTAGTCCGATGTAA
- the LOC4342609 gene encoding probable glycosyltransferase At5g03795, whose amino-acid sequence MRASSFSSLMLPCSHGHGGGRATASTCAAAAAACLALVALVILVVSMDPRAQASSWFFLSSSSSSSSSSSSTLVRPAASSHAASLRKPSSWGGGNGGGGGGEHLLVTSSSFGSGGGARGSWSRNSTSKEVLFQGGGGGGGDEMTSTAAAPTPALIIGSSSGDGVSPSRVAVTAAAAEPTPALAPAPAPEWGVGDAASGDDIIQVMPQAQRRRDVKLELLELGLAKARATIREAIQNKDNKPPLTDKDYVPVGPVYRNAYAFHRSYLEMEKVFKVFVYEEGEPPVFHDGPCRSIYSTEGRFIYAMEMENRMRTRDPDQAHVFFLPFSVVKMVKMIYEPNSHDMDPLRRTISDYINVVSTKYPHWNRSLGADHFMLSCHDWGPYVSSANGHLFSNSIRVLCNANTSEGFDPSRDVSLPEINLRSDVVDRQVGGPSASHRPILAFFAGGDHGPVRPLLLQHWGKGQDADIQVSEYLPRRHGMSYTDMMRRSRFCLCPSGYEVASPRVVEAIYLECVPVVIGDDYTLPFADVLNWAAFSVRVAVGDIPRLKEILAAVSPRQYIRMQRRVRAVRRHFMVSDGAPRRFDVFHMILHSIWLRRLNVRVIARED is encoded by the exons ATGAGAGCCAGCTCCTTCTCCTCCTTGATGCTGCCTTGCTCgcatggccatggcggcggcaggGCCACCGCCTCGacgtgcgccgcggcggcggcggcgtgccttGCGCTTGTGGCCTTGGTGATCTTGGTGGTTTCAATGGATCCGAGGGCACAAGCTTCTTCTTGGttcttcctttcttcttcttcttcgtcttcgtcttcgtcttcgtctaCCTTGGTTCGTCCTGCAGCTAGCTCTCACGCTGCCTCCTTGCGTAAGCCGAGTTCTtggggcggcggcaatggcggcggcggcggcggcgagcacctcCTGGTCACCTCTAGTAGCTttggtagtggtggtggcgcTCGTGGAAGCTGGAGCCGGAACAGCACGAGCAAGGAGGTGCTGTTtcagggaggaggcggcggcggcggtgatgagatgacgtcgacggcggcggcgccaacgcCGGCGTTGATCATCGGTTCTAGCTCCGGCGATGGCGTGTCGCCGTCTCGCGTGGCCgtcacggcggcggcagctgaaCCTACACCGGCACTGGCTCCGGCTCCTGCTCCG GAATGGGGTGTTGGTGATGCTGCTAGTGGAGATGATATTATTCAAGTAATGCCGCAAGCGCAAAGGCGAAGGGATGTGAAATTGGAGCTATTAGAACTCGGTCTTGCTAAAGCTCGGGCGACGATAAGGGAAGCCATCCAAAACAAGGATAACAAGCCCCCATTGACAGACAAAGATTATGTGCCAGTTGGGCCAGTGTACAGAAATGCCTATGCATTTCACAG GAGCTACTTGGAAATGGAGAAGGTTTTCAAGGTCTTCGTCTACGAAGAAGGCGAGCCACCGGTGTTCCACGATGGGCCGTGTCGCAGCATATACTCGACGGAAGGCAGGTTCATATATGCCATGGAGATGGAGAACCGGATGCGCACGAGAGACCCGGACCAGGCCCATGTCTTCTTCCTTCCATTCAGCGTCGTCAAGATGGTGAAGATGATCTACGAGCCGAACTCGCACGACATGGATCCGTTGCGGCGGACCATCTCGGACTACATCAACGTGGTGTCGACCAAGTATCCACACTGGAACCGGAGCCTTGGGGCTGACCACTTCATGCTCTCATGCCATGATTGG GGGCCGTATGTCTCCTCGGCGAACGGTCATCTCTTTTCCAACTCCATCAGGGTGCTCTGCAATGCCAACACATCGGAGGGGTTCGACCCGTCAAGAGACGTGTCCCTGCCGGAGATCAACCTGCGGAGCGATGTCGTGGACCGCCAGGTGGGCGGGCCATCGGCATCGCACCGTCCCATCCTGGCCTTCTTTGCTGGTGGTGACCATGGCCCCGTCCGCCCCCTGCTATTACAACACTGGGGGAAAGGGCAGGACGCCGACATACAGGTTAGTGAGTACCTGCCTCGCCGCCACGGCATGTCGTACACCGACATGATGCGGCGGAGCAGGTTCTGCCTGTGCCCAAGCGGGTACGAGGTGGCAAGCCCCCGGGTGGTGGAGGCCATCTACCTGGAGTGTGTCCCCGTGGTGATCGGCGACGACTACACGCTACCGTTCGCTGACGTGCTCAACTGGGCGGCGTTCTCGGTGCGCGTGGCGGTGGGCGACATCCCGCGGCTGAAGGAGATCCtcgccgccgtgtcgccgcgGCAGTACATACGGATGCAGCGGCGGGTacgcgccgtgcgccgccacTTCATGGTGAGCgacggcgcgccgcggcggttCGACGTGTTCCACATGATCCTCCACTCCATCTGGCTCAGGAGGCTCAACGTCAGGGTCATTGCACGGGAGGACTGA